CATTTATTTGCTTGTTAGACGCACTATTCGTTGTTTCTGCCACTCGCTTAATGTCACTTCCACAATACTTTCTTTAGCCCATGACTTTGGGCCTTCCTCTCTTTTGGGCTCGCAAAGAATGAGCGTCTACAACACCTAAAAAGAAGATATATgagaattttgaagaatttttctcctccaaattagtttggagagaaactttgttcaacAAGTAACAAGTTGGACTTATTACGGCGAAACAATCACACCTTTGAGTCAAGCTTTTTGTCTAGAAGAGGTGTTTTAGTAATTACTTGtcattacaaatatatatatattggttgaaACCAAATTTCATTAActaagtagaaaaaaaaaaccctctaaATATAGAGGACAAAACCTCTCATAATCTAGATTTAAGCTATCATTGAAAAGGAGCATATACAAGTCCATCAGATGACTATCAAAAAGCATAAAACCCTGGCTTGAAGTTGTACCTCTTCTACACATTGGTCGTACCAAAGCATCTACACATTTATTTACTGCATATAAGTAATGACTCATCTTCACTTGAAGAATTTTGTTGATGAGAGTCCTACAATCCATAGCAAGAGAGGCATGATGTAAATCATTGTTATACTCTTCAGTATCCCTACTGAGCGCTACTCTTCCAtcaatttatattttccattgCCAAAAGATTCAAACTAATACATTAACAACCCATCCTTTAGAACCCAAAGCTCTGCATCGACATTGTTGGACACCCCTATGGCTCAAGTAAAGCCTTTCTAACCCAAAACCTATGTGGTCACAAATTTGGCCCCCTTCACTTTTTATCTCTGGATTGCCCATAAAAGAACCATTTGTGTTGAGTCCATACTAGCTAAATTTGGGGTTATACCTAACATAAAATTAACCAAAtaatttaaatgtattttttaaatctacATAAATGAATGTATTTATACATGTCAATTTGATCACTGCACACCTTTGATGTGATGatcattccacaagtataagtgtttgtgggatGTGGGAGGTAAGACCGAGATTCAAGTTTTCAGAAGGGAATTTTACACCCATATATATTTAGATcaggctaaagtagaatttctattttgtatataaaaaaaaaatatatatatatatataaagaaaaactaataacaaattaaaaaagtacCTGGGTTCAAAACTGCACCTTGGTAACTAAGGTACAACGGATCTTATTAGAATGATGAAATTCATTCTCAACGTTAAACTGAGTAATCATTTTTGAAGGGTTTGTCTGCATTAAATATAAAAGATGTTGTGCAATAACCAACTCTTCGTTGTAGTCTAGTTGGTTAGGATGCTCGGCTCTCACCCGAGTGACCCGGGTTCAAGTCCCAGCAACGGAATTGTTTTTTTAACTAGTCACTATGACTGTAACATTGACATCCTTTTTTAACTAGTCACTATGACTGTAACATTGACATCCTTTTCAGCCCAGCTCATGCTAAAATAGCAAAaaggattattattattgctattATTGCATTTTCTAAGAGTGAAGAGActagatagttttttttttttaatgagaatattatAACTTTATTGAAATGAAGATAAAATCAATACATTATGAGTCAAAGTAAACTCAACCATACCTGGATTTTCCTCTATCTAAGTTAcatatgaaataatttttttggcctATTGAGCTAGTATATGAGTCGGATGATTGCCCTGTCACTTTACACGAGAATTGTACTTATTTGAAATCTTGTAGTTTTTGTTACTATGACTCTGTAACATTGACATCCTTTTCAGCCCAGCTCATGCTAAAATAGCAAaaggattattattattactattattgcATTTTCTAAGGGTGAAGAGActagatagtttttttttttttttttaatgagaatattatAACTTTATTGAAATGAAGATAAAATCAATACATTATGAGTCAAAGTAAACTCAACCATACCTGGATTTTCCTCTATCTAAGTTAcatatgaaataatttttttggcctATTGAGCTAGTATATGAGTCGGACGATTGCCCTGTCACTTTACACGAGAATTGTACTTATCTGAAGTCTTGTAGTTTTTGTTACTATGACTCTGTAACATTGACATCCTTTTCAGCCCAGCTCATGCCAAAATAGCAAaaggattattattattactattattgcATTTTCTAAGGGTGAAGAGACTggatagtgattttttttttaatgagaatattgtAACTTTATTAAAACGAAGATAAAATCaatacatcatgagccaaaacATACTCAACCATACCTGGATTTTCCTCTATCTAAGTtacatattaaataatatttttggccTATTGAGCTAGTATATGAGTAGGGCGATTGCCCTGTCACTTTACACGAGAATTGTACTTATCTGAAATCTTGTAGTTTTTGTCACTATGACTCTGTAACATTGACATCCTTTTCAGCCCAACTCATGCTAAAATAACAAaaggattattattattactagtatTGCATTTTCTAAGGGTGAAGAGACtggataaaattttttttaaaaaaatgagaatattgtaactttattgaaacaaagataaaatcaatacatcatgagccaaagCAGACTCAACCATACCTAGATTTTCCTCTATCTAAGTTAcatatgaaataatatttttggccTATTGAGCTAGTATATGAGCCGAGCAATTGCCTTGTCACTTTACATGAGAATTGTACCTATCTGAAATCTTGTAGTTTTTGGTGAATACCCTCAATGATGGTGGCAATACCAACTGGTGGTTCACTAGACCCCAATAATGTAGAAATGACAATTTGAGAATCACTCTCCACAACCACATCACAAATTCTCACTTCCCATGCAAACATAATACTCTCCTCCATGGCTTTAGCTTCAGTTTCAAGTGGACCCAAAGGAACAAAAAGTCTTTTACTTAGTGTCGCCTCCACACAACCTGCAAAATCACGAATAAGAACACCAACTTCCACTGTCTGAGATTGGGCAAAGGTTGCCTCATCCACATTAACTTTGAACCAAGGATCTATCGGTGGCTACCACTACACAATGTCATCATAAGTAGGCCGGTTTAATTTGAAGTTTGCTGTTTGGAAATCATCCAGTAAATAGTGAGCATTCTGTAGAATGGCCGAGGCTTGAGACCGCACCTTACCATGCCTCACTTCATTCCTATTGAACCGCAAGCACTAAGCCACTGTATAGACCAACCCTAGCAATTCCTCATCTACTTGCTGCCGAAACTTAAGGTGCCACAAGAAATCTTGAAACTTAAGAAAAACATCACCATCCAAGTTGAAAGAAATTCCATAAAACGCCCACACTTCTCAAGCTATAGCACAATTCCAAAGAACATGGCCTCTACTCTCAGTTGCATCTCCACAAGCTTCACAAATAGGAGAGTTGATAACTTTCCTTCGACATAGGTTTGCTTTGGTGGGCAAAATATTCCTACTCGCCCTCCACccaaaagattttttattttattaggaaTATTGAGTCTCCAAATTGACTTCCGAAACAGCTTGCTATTTTGTGTGTTGGAAGCTTCACTATCTATGGCATTGGCAGATAAATATCTTGCTAGTTTATAGGCACTTTTGACTGAGAACATGCCCTTAGGCGTGTAACCCACACCAATTGGTCCCTGGGGAGTCTTGAACTTAGAGGTATGCTCAGTATGGCCTTAACATCCTATGGGTGCCAAAAATTGCTGAATCATGTCCCTTCTCCAAGCAGCAGTGTATCGGTCGATGAACAAAGAGAGCTTTGCATCATCTAAGCCATCAACAGGTCTAGAGGTAAGGCGAAAAGTAGAGGGTTGGTTCAACCATTTGTCATTGCAAACATTGATGGACTGGCCATTGCCTACCTGCTAACGAGTTCCTTGTTGAACCACTGATTGTGCAGTCATAATGCTACACCAAGCATATGATGGGTTGTTCCCTAATTGAGCTGAGAGAATATCACCATTGGGAAAACAACAAGCCTTGAGTACTCTATGGACCAGTGAATCTGTACATGTCTGTAACCGCCGACCTTGCTTTGCTAGTAATGCAAGATTGAAAGCTTTGAGATCTCGAAAATCCAATCCCCCTTTATCTTTGGGAGTGCACATTTTGTCCCAACTTAGCCAAGCCATCTTATTTCTCTTATTAGattgaccccaccaaaaattATGGACCAAGCTTGTCATCTCATCACAAATTACATCAGGAAGCTTAAACACACTCATAGTATATGTTGAGATTGCCTATGCAACTGTCTTGATAAGAATCTCTTTCCCAGCTTAGATAACAATTTCTCCTTCCAACTTGATAGTTTATTATTCAaccattttattaattaatgaaaaGTACTGCACTTATTTTTGTCCACCAAAGAAGGAAGGCCAAGGTACTTTTCATGCTCCTTAATTATCTTTGCTCCAAAGCGGTTCTTTATATCATCTTGGACGTCCAAGGGAGTGTTTCGATTGAAGTAGAGGGATGTCTTCTCACGATTCAATTGTCGACCCGAGGCTTGTTCATACATATGTAAGCTAGAAATCATATTGGAACACTTGTCTATTGTAGCTTgacaaaaaatcaaactatcatctgcaaagaaAAGGCGAGAGATCTTTGGGCCTCTTGCACACATTGCAACTCCGTTTAGCACTCCCTACTCAGCTGACCTATGAAGAAGTGTCGACAAACCTTCTGcacacaataaaaacaaatatgggGACAAGGGATCCTCTTGGCGCAAGCCCCTAGTAGGGGTAATACTACCTCAAGGCTTTCCATTAATTTATACATCATATGTTACAGACCGAACACATCTCATTATAATTTCACCCCAATGTGTATGAAAGCCCATCTTCAgcataattttttccaaacacCCCTATTTGACCCTATCATAAGCCTTACTTATATTAAGTTTGAGAGCTATCTCCCCCCACTTTTCCACTTCTTTTTGTTGGCTAATATGGTGCATTATTTTAAAAGCAACCAGAACATTGTCAGTGGTAAGACCATTTTTCATAAAAGCACTTTGGTTTTCACTGATTATTTTTGGGAATAAGAGTTTCAACCTAATAGCTAGAACCTATGAAGCAAGCCTAGAGACCACATTACTAAGGCTAATGGGTCTATAATGAATAATCTTGgttgggtttttaattttgggaATGAGGATAATATGGGTTTCATTGAATTTTGGGGGTATTATTATACCATGGTTAAGGAAATCGAGAACAACATGCGTAACACAATTACCTACTATTGACTAATAATGCTGATAAAAAAGAGGAGGCATACCGTCAGGACCAGGACCTTTCTTTGGGTGGATAGTGATTGTTGTATATGAAGAGAGAAGGCAAGCTCATGTAAAGTAGCATAAAGCCTAAAATATAGCTAATGAAGCCCAAAAATAACGTATATCATATTATGGATTGGTTGTCCAAATGAGATTTTGCTATTGTGTATGTGCAAATATACAAGTCAATGTAGCTTATACAaaaattttttgggtaaattacaaagttgatctttatcttttatatcatatttcaatttggccCCTATAATTTTCTGTGTCATGCCAATTTAATTCTTGTCATTAtcttttagatgaaaaagttgatgtgtcaaatagaataataaaaaattattttccttgcCACATCAACTAGCAACTGTACTgccatgtaaaaaaaaaattttaatcaaatttaaaacTGAGACGTGTGAGATCCCACCAACCAAAcactatatatttttctttttttgcatcaCCTCATTATTCATGGCATAATCAGGCCCATCAAGAgcctactgttcatgcacggtATTTTACTGTGCGGGAGACCAAttttactgttcacgcactgtttacgcactgttcatgggacccacaagcactttattcagaaaaaaaatattaaaaataggtcccacaatactattcacacatttaaaaattattttgctacagtgttttcagtttttagttttcagcaataagctctattcAAACGGACCATATGGATACTAACTCTAAATTTAGCCATACTTAGAATAATCGCTGCTACAAatactattattgtttttattagaTTTGTTTGTAGCCCAGGCAGATCAAACTCTTCTTTTTCCAATAGTTGCCATAAGGTATTATTGAGTGGTTTTCCACAATCAAAAGGTCTTGGCAGATGCTGCGTACTACAAAGCTTGTTCACATACATATCCTAGTATTCTGAACAAGTTTTCCTAGATCTAGTGAGCAAACTGCCTCGGGTTCTCTATTAATGGCTCTGCCACTCCGATAAAGAAAACCACCAAAAGAAGAACCCAATCCATTTAGTGTCTcagtttttaaattatttataaatctgACATGGCGATATAGTTGGCAGCTAATGtggcatgaattttttttttttttaattctgtttgACATATCAGTTTTTTCCATCCAAAatgttagagaccaaattgaaatatgatttAAAGGATAGAGAtcaactttgtaatttaccaaacaattttttattatttttgtgtttcctaAAAGTGTCAAAGAGAGTGAATGGTGATTGTGTAAGtgtaaagagagagaaaccattaaaaagttaagaaatttgatattttattgaaCTAGCGTATAGATAATTGAATGTGGGTGTTATGAAAAATGGttaactaaaatagaaaaaaattaaagtcaTACTCTAAAATAGAcaataatttttgaataaattgatatgaatgctcttttttttttctttttccttttttggataAGAGGTGCTCTAAGTAATTAAGGAGAAGTCAAAGGCCTAATATATGAAAACCCCAAGCTCACATCAAAACTCCCAAGATAGCTTAGACACTTATAACTTTAACTTGCAGCAACCTTGAGTTCTATCACACAACAGCACACAGCCCATGAGGTAGAAAAAATACTAGTGGATTTCTGTCTTGGAAGCATCATATCAATAATAGGTGAACCCCAAGCTCACGTAAAAAACCCACAAAGTAGCTTTAGGCACTTATTAACAGTTACTTGTGTGCATACTAAAGCTTTTAATCTCAATGCATTCTGTTTGACATTAAACTAAAAATCGGAGTTGGAGAACAAATTCGCAAAATTTGCAGATATTTGACATATAAGTGGTGACCAAAAAAGGATCTTATGTATTAGTTACATGCAACATCGCTTTTACATTGTGACAACTCTTATAGCAAAGGATAAAGCAACCATGACTTTGTAGATGTTCTGTAGAGACTCTAACTCTCAAAATAGAGTAATGCACTCATGAAGAATTTTCTACTCCTGTTGATCTGAGTAGGGGATAAGCTCTTCATGGCTTATGGCAGACATAAAAAGTTGCCTTTAACCTGCAAAGATTTGACATAGATCCCCTAACTCCTCGGATACTCAAAAACAAGACCTTCTGCAACACTTCTTGCTCTTCCATAACCAAAAAGCTTGCCTACAATAGTCAAAGCAAAATCTGCTACTGTAGCAAGTCCCCTGCTTGTAATCAGTTTACCGTCAATGACCACTTTGGCACCATCCACTGCTTTCGAAAGTGTGTCTATGACAGACGGATGAGCAGTAGCTCTTTTATCCTGTATTTTGGCAGAGGGATGGCAAAACTTTAACATATGAAGGCTCAAAGCAGGATGATAAAAATTGGTTTGAATTACCTTCAGTAAACCCTGTCTTTGCAGGACTGCAGGTGAAGAGCAGACTGCTCCATATATTCTTCCAGCTGAATCCTGTTCTTTGATCAGTTTCTTGAGAATCTTAGATTTGTGTATCCGCTCAGTCCCGGCAGTTCCTCCCTGAAATTTTACAATGGAAAAATCTTAATGGGTGTAGTGTGGAAAAGAAACagtattattttaagagtatcaTGCATAAAAAGTGACTTCTGACAACAAAGCATGAGTCAATAATAAGCAGAATAAAcgctaaaatttaaaagagacaAGGGGGTGAGAGGTGGGAAAAGGTGCATcatgtcaaaagaaaaaagagagagggaaaaatattcaaaaaaaattcttagtgCCCAAATATAGAAGAGAACGCAAAAATGAAGTACCAATATGAACCAAGTACCAATAGGTTAACTTTAACATGGAGAATTATGATGAAGCCTGTGCTGAGTCAACCAATTAATACAAAGAACTTCTAAGACTTCATATGTCATTCGATCTTGGCCACACAAAGATATAATCTATCTGACCAATACCGATTCTGAAGTGAAAATTCAAGatctttttaaagaagaaagaagaaaaaagaaaaaagaaaaaagaaaagatatccCTACATCCTAACACTACTATCAAGAAAGGTGCAAGAATGCTGCTTGTATCATTCAAAAGAGATGCTTGTTTATCTTACTGGAAGAATGATTATATCATATATTGACTCAGCAGCATCGCCAATTAACTTATCAGCAACAATTTTTGTGCCTTGAGATGCCAAAATTTGCACAGATTTTTCAAGTGAAGCAATGATGACATCTACTTTTGCTCGCCGTAGAATATCTGCAATAGTTACTACTTCAATTGCTTCAGAGCCATTTGCAACTGGAATGAGGACCTGCATAACCATGAGTGATGAGAAAATATCTTACAGACACACAATGAAAAAAACACTCATAGGCATTGGATGAACCTACAtcaaggatgcaggaatataCATCAGTACATGTCAATTGTAGATAAAAGACTTGTATCTAAACATACGCCACCTAACATATAAAACTTGAAGGGCAAGCAAAAGAATAGACAATGAggtaaaaaaaactttcaagtCATGGCAATCAGTCTCAACCCTTATATGCCATCTTATTCAGCTAACAGATACGATGACGAAAGCAACTCCTTAGCAGCATACTTATacgatgaaaaaaaaaaaactattgaagtTGTCTGGGGTAAGAACCATAATGGAAAGATGGATAATTCTATGTTAAAAATTTCTTCCCTAATCACAGATCTGTGGCTAACCGTTCCTTTAAAGAGGGATGCAAGGATTGTAACTTACTAGTGCTGCTAATAGTTGAGAGCTTAGACTACAAAGTACCCATGACCACAATAATCAAATGACTTACTGCTTTCCCATAAAAGGTTTTTGAATGATATCTAGCAACACTTTATGCCAAGAAATGATCATTTGGAGGTAAACAATGGCAAGGAAATGATAAATGAGAACTATAAGCAGAATTTAAGTATCTCTTTTCATTCATCCATAAAAGAAATGGACATTAACTATCAGAGAATAGAAGAATCTGTTACAAACCCATGAgtagaactcacccttgaaaaccGGCTTGCAAGGGGAGGGTtccaagagcttataaacacatgaTTAAGCTTATACTTAATACATGTaggacactaggatcataaGAGAATCAATGTGTAGTAGGAGGCGGAAGAGGAGTAgtagtaaataataaaaatatcattaacCAAGCTGCACATATGTACACAAAAGGCTTTCTCaattaaggaaaaagagaagcaacTTACACGAGGCATGTGGTCAACAGACCAGTCAACTTTGTTGAACTCTTCCTTTGTATGATTATCATCAGCCGTAGACACCAACTAATATAGTAATATAACAGAAACAGTGTTAGCTCAAGCTAATAGGCAAAATATATAAGAGAAACTCTGATGTGAgtgaaattataaatttgttattcaactacaaagaaaagaatgaaatgttTAGTTTTGGGATATCAGAAGTGCGGGGACTTAGCACATTCACCACTTTGCCTTCTTTTTACCTGTGTCTTGCATATACTTTACATCAAggtttagaattttttgtatgtgtgtgttacttaaaaaaaaaaaaaaaactataaggtgttgaacatctctctctctctttctctttactATCAACAATAATGAGCCCATCAACCTTCAACGGTTTTATGTAAAGAGGTCTTTGAGATTGTTTGATTTCTGTAGAATATCACCTTTTCCTTACTAGTGTTATTAACGGGTATCTAAAATACTCCTTATTGTCCAATTTTTCATTATGCTTTCATTACTATGCATGTTCCATTTTGACCAAACCATAAATAATCTTAGTGCAAGTTTGGAGCAGAGGCAGAAGAGAGGGGAAGGTGGATagaaaagactctaacttgtaTGAAATTCCTTCCATGACAAATGTGAAAATAACCATCAAAGGATAAAGTCTGAGCTGCAAACCCAACTAGAGTAGCGGCCTTACCAACACTTGTCCAACCTCCTTGGCAATAGACTCTCCAAACAGCTGCTCCGCCAAGGAAAGAGCAAACTCAAAAGTAGTTCCGGGACCACGGCTTGTTGTAAGCTCTCCTGAAACTTGAATACTAGATTTAACAGCCCAGAAGGTTGGAAGCTTGTCCATGAATGCAGGGTGACAAGTCGTCTTGCAGGACAAACTACA
This portion of the Castanea sativa cultivar Marrone di Chiusa Pesio chromosome 7, ASM4071231v1 genome encodes:
- the LOC142642032 gene encoding protein DJ-1 homolog C; protein product: MRVGVDALQTSIYSQFPMESLSSFLSPTFLNFSSHKLSPMAASATTFSSLSFASMPSQHQRTPTPKRTSKPTKSLSPTRPTPTSTTTTSTTTTTSLPPKKVLVPIGFGTEEMEAVIIVDVLRRAGADVTVASVEPQLQIEASSGTKLVADTSITTCSDQVFDLVALPGGMPGSVRLRDCEVLQKIMSKQAEEKRLYGAICAAPAVTLKPWGLLKKKQTTCHPAFMDKLPTFWAVKSSIQVSGELTTSRGPGTTFEFALSLAEQLFGESIAKEVGQVLLVSTADDNHTKEEFNKVDWSVDHMPRVLIPVANGSEAIEVVTIADILRRAKVDVIIASLEKSVQILASQGTKIVADKLIGDAAESIYDIIILPGGTAGTERIHKSKILKKLIKEQDSAGRIYGAVCSSPAVLQRQGLLKDKRATAHPSVIDTLSKAVDGAKVVIDGKLITSRGLATVADFALTIVGKLFGYGRARSVAEGLVFEYPRS